One Perognathus longimembris pacificus isolate PPM17 chromosome 2, ASM2315922v1, whole genome shotgun sequence DNA segment encodes these proteins:
- the LOC125347251 gene encoding anionic trypsin-2-like, whose translation MSSLLTLVLVAAAAAFPLDDDDDKIVGGYTCAKNSLPYQVSLNNGLSHFCGGSLINDHWVLSAAHCYRPDQQPFIQVRLGEHNIKAIEGDEQFIDAAKVILHPHFDKITLNNDIMLIKLSSPASLNSRVATISLPTSCAPAGTQCLISGWGYTLEFSWNQPDLLQCLEAPLLSQAVCKSSYPRQITKNMFCAGFLEGGKDSCQEDSGGPVVCNGELQGIVSWGNGCALKNYPGVYTKVCNYLDWIQDTIAAN comes from the exons ATGAGCTCACTCCTGACCCTGGTTCTTGTGGCAGCTGCTG CTGCTTTTCctcttgatgatgatgatgacaagatCGTCGGAGGCTACACCTGTGCAAAGAATTCCCTTCCCTACCAGGTGTCCCTGAATAATGGTCTCTCCCATTTCTGCGGTGGCTCCCTCATCAATGACCATTGGGTGTTGTCTGCAGCCCACTGCTACAGGCCTGACCAGCAGCC CTTCATCCAAGTGAGGCTGGGAGAGCATAACATCAAAGCCATTGAGGGAGATGAGCAGTTCATCGATGCTGCCAAGGTTATCCTTCACCCTCACTTTGATAAAATAACCCTGAACAATGACATCATGTTGATCAAGCTCTCCTCACCTGCCTCCCTCAACTCCCGTGTGGCCACTATTTCTCTGCCAACCTCATGTGCACCTGCTGGCACCCAATGCCTCATCTCTGGCTGGGGCTACACCCTTGAGTTCTCATG GAATCAG CCAGATCTTCTGCAGTGCCTGGAAGCTCCTCTGTTAAGCCAGGCTGTCTGTAAATCCTCCTATCCCAGACAGATCACCAAGAACATGTTCTGTGCTGGCTTCCTAGAGGGAGGCAAGGACTCCTGCCAG GAAGATTCTGGTGGCCCTGTGGTCTGCAATGGAGAACTTCAGGGAATCGTCTCCTGGGGCAATGGCTGTGCCTTGAAGAACTATCCAGGAGTGTACACGAAGGTGTGCAACTATTTGGACTGGATTCAGGACACCATTGCTGCCAACTGA
- the LOC125347250 gene encoding anionic trypsin-2-like, whose protein sequence is MSSLLLLVLVGAAAAVPLDKHDKIVGGYACPRNSLPYQVSLNNGRAHFCGGSLISDQWVVSAAHCYRPFIQVRLGEHNIKVIEGNEQFIDAAKVIPHPGFNRKTADNDIMLIKLSSPASLNSQVATVTLPTSCAPAGTECIISGWGNILRLGVYKPLLLQCLHAPLLSEAVCEAAYPGKITGNMVCAGFLEGGKDSCQGDSGGPVVCHGELQGIISWGNGCALKNSPGVYTKVCKYLDWIQDTITAN, encoded by the exons ATGAGTTCACTCCTGCTCCTGGTCCTTGTGGGAGCTGCTG CTGCTGTCCCTCTTGATAAGCATGACAAGATCGTGGGTGGCTATGCCTGTCCGAGGAATTCCCTCCCCTACCAGGTGTCCCTGAACAATGGCCGAGCCCACTTCTGTGGTGGATCCCTCATCAGTGACCAGTGGGTGGTGTCTGCAGCCCACTGCTACAGGCC CTTCATCCAAGTGAGACTGGGAGAGCATAACATCAAAGTTATTGAGGGAAATGAGCAGTTTATTGATGCGGCCAAGGTCATCCCCCACCCTGGCTTCAACCGAAAGACTGCAGACAATGACATCATGCTGATCAAGCTCTCCTCACCTGCGTCCCTCAATTCCCAGGTGGCCACTGTGACCCTGCCCACCTCCTGTGCACCTGCTGGTACAGAGTGCATCATCTCTGGCTGGGGCAACATCCTGAGATTGGGAG TCTACAAGCCGCTCCTGCTGCAGTGCCTGCATGCTCCCCTGCTGAGTGAGGCAGTCTGTGAAGCTGCGTACCCTGGGAAGATCACTGGCAACATGGTCTGCGCGGGCTTCCTGGAGGGAGGCAAGGACTCCTGCCAG GGTGACTCTGGTGGCCCTGTGGTCTGCCATGGAGAGCTCCAGGGAATTATCTCCTGGGGCAATGGCTGTGCCCTGAAAAACAGTCCTGGAGTTTACACTAAAGTGTGCAAATACTTGGACTGGATTCAAGATACCATCACTGCCAACTGA